The Dyadobacter sandarakinus DNA window AGGAAGCTACACACTGCGTGTACCCGATGCGGGCGGCGTACTTATATTTTCTTCGGTAGGGTTCCTGTCGCAGGAAGTTACCATTGGTAATAACACCGACATCAATGTCAAACTAGGCACCGACTCCAAGGCACTTACCGAAGTAGTGGTTGTGGGATACGGCAGCCAGCTCAAAAAAGAAGTGACCGGCTCGGTACAATCCGTGAGTGCGGCAGAGATCAAGGACATGCCGGTTTCACAGGTGACGCAAAAACTGCAGGGCAGGCTTGCGGGCGTCCAGATCAACCAGACGACCGGTAAGCCCGGCCAGGGTATGTCGGTACGTATCCGCGGACAGGTTTCTGTTTCGGCAGGAAGCGATCCGCTTTACGTGATTGACGGTTTTCCGATCACAGGAAACATCGCGGCGATCAACCCCGACGAGATTGAAGATATCTCCATCCTGAAAGATGCTGCCTCGACCTCGCTTTATGGTTCCCGCGCAGCAAACGGCGTGGTACTCATTACGACCAAGCAGGGTAAAATCGGTGAAACAAACGTGAGCTTCAATGCATACTACGGTCTGCAGAAAGTACCTGAGCGCGGCCGCGTGAAAATGCTGAATGCGGAAGAGTTCGCGCAGTTTAAAAAGGAATATTACGAAGATCAGAGTCAGGCAGTGCCGGAAGTGTTTCAGAGGCCGTCGGATTACGCCGGCAAAAACAACGACTGGTATGGTGCCTTGCTGCATACCGCGCCGATCCAGAGCTACAACCTGACCATTACTTCCAATAAGGAAAACCTGAAAACTTCGCTCGTAGCGGGTATTTTCAACCAGGAAGGTGTTGTGCTCAACAATGATTACAAACGATACTCGCTTCGGATGAACTCCGAATATGCTATTTCCAGCAAGGTGAAGATCGGTTTTAACATTGCACCCCAGTACGTATACGACAATACGCCGAGAACGGATGGCGACCGCGGAACGGGTATCCTGTTCAATGCATTGCATACATGGCCGGTTATGCCCATCTATGATGCAAATGGAGAACTGACCAAGTACAACAACTTCCCAAGTGGTACTGGTAACATCTTCGATTATCCCAACTGGGTACGCGCGGCCAACGAGCTGACCAACGAAAATAAAACAACCAAGCTCCTCGGCAATACGTACCTCACGCTGAATCCAGTTAAAGGGCTTACGCTCAGAGCAACGATGAACATTGAATACGAAAACAACAAGTTTTTCTTCTTCAACCCATCTACGGCTACCAGCAACATCAACGTTCCTATCCCGACCACGGCGGTATCCATCCGTCAGGCACTGGAGAATGTAGGCTGGCTGAATGAGAACACGGCTGTTTACAACCGCAGCTTTGGCAACCACAACTTCGAATTGCTCGCCGGTTTTACGCAGCAGCGGTACCGTCAGGATTTCTCAAGAATCCAGGCTGATACCTACGCCGACGACCGTCTTCCGACAATCCAGGGTGCATTGAACATCAACCGGGGCGGAACAATCAGTGGTGTGAATGAGTGGGCGCTGACATCTTATCTTTCCCGTTTGTCCTACAACTACAAAGGCAAATACCTGTTTACGGCAGCAGTACGTGCGGATGGTTCATCCCGCTTTGGTTCGGCAAACCGCTGGGGTACGTTCCCGTCTGTTTCGGCTGGCTGGGTGATCTCGGATGAAACCTTCCTGCAGGACATTCCAAAGATTTCGTTTGCTAAAATCCGCGGTAGCTTTGGTGTGATCGGTAACAACAATATCGGTAACTACACACAGTACGCGCTCGTAAACAATACGGTCAATTCAGTGTTCGGTTCCAACGTTGCTACGGGAGCAGTGGTAACATCCCTGGCAAACAATAACCTCGGCTGGGAAACAACCAAGCAGTTCGACCTTGGTCTGGATCTGGGATTGTTCAATGACAGAATCCAGTTCATTTATGACTACTACACCAAGCGTACCACCAACTTGTTGTATGCCGTGCAGGTTCCTCAGGAATCCGGGTTCCCGTTTTTCAACGATAACATTGGTGAGATCAAGTTCTGGGGACATGAGTTCTCACTCACTACCCGCAACCTGGATGGTAAGCTGAAATGGACGACCAACGCCAACATTTCTTTCAACAGAAACAAGGTAATGGAACTGGCACCCGGCATTGACCGCGTATATGGTTCATTCCACATTACCCAGGTTGGACAACCTTTCGGACAGTTTTACGGTCTGGTGAAGCAAGGATTTTACATGAATGCGGAAGACCTTGCTAACTCACCGATTGCTCCGGGCCAGTCTGCCATCGGTACGATCAAGTACAAGGATGTGAACGGCGACGGCAAGATTACTTACGGTGGCGACCAGGATGACAGGGCTATCATCGGCAGTCCTTTCCCGAAATTCACCTATGGCATCACCAACAACCTGAGCTACGGCGGATGGGATCTGTCGATCACCGGTTCCGGATCACAGGGTAACCAGCTTTGGGTACGTCATTTGTACAGTACTGCCAACCTCGACGGTGTGTTTAACATGGTGGCCGGCGTTAAGGACCGTTTCCGCGTGAAAAGTGATGCCAAAGGAAATGTTACGGAGGTGATCACACCGGGCAAAGGCATGTACGGCGCAACCAATGGCGGCGGTACCTTCACAGGTATTGAGCGCGACTGGAACAGCTCGCACTTCCTGGCCAATGCATCGTTCTTCACCATCAAGAACATCACGCTTGGCTACAACATCGGTAAGGTGAACAAGGTCTTCAAATCGGCGCGGGTGTATGCTTCCGCTCAGCAGGTGTATGTATTTACGAAATACTGGGGCGGACCCAATCCTGAAACCAGCGCACAAGGCGACGGAGGCGGAGATGGTGGTAACCTGAGCCAGGGAGTAGACTTCTCCAACTATCCGGTTCCACGTACCTGGACATTGGGTGTGAACCTGAATTTCTAAGCTGCTGTATTTGAAAATCTATTAACTGATTTGAAATGAAAAGAACAAAATATATAGCAACAACCTGCCTGCTGGCACTTTCCATGACTGCCTGCCGGGAGAGCTTCCTGACAGTGGTGCCGGAAACTGCGCTGAGCTCGGCGACTTTTTTCACCAAGGAGGCTGACTTCCAGCAAGCTGTAAACGGAACCTACGTTCCGCTGCGGACCATCTTTAACAACCATGCATGGGTATTGGAGGAAATGCATTCCGACAACTCGTATTATGCCCGGAACGTACTGTACGGTGCAGTAGATGCGACGGAAAACGTGGCGAACTTCGCGGTACCGACGGCCAATGGTGTTACGGCAAACAACAACGTGCTGCAGCAGTACCGGCTCAACTACCAGATCATAGCCCGTGCCAACCAGATCCTTACTTCCATAGATGCGGTTGAGTTTGCGGAAGCATCCAAAAATAACCTGAAAGGTCAGGCGCTGTTCCTGCGTGCATTTGCATACTTCGACCTGATCCGGCTTTTCGGGAAGGTACCTCTGCACCTTACTCCGGTGACTACCCGGGAGGATGCTGCATTGCCGCTTTCGACTACGGAAGAAGTATATGCGCAGATCGAAAAAGATGCGAGCGCAGCCAGTACGTTGCTCCCCAACAAGGCAACCCAGGAAGCTGGTCGTGCTACATCCGGAGCAGCAAAAACTTTGCTTGCCAACCTGTACCTGACACAGAAAAAATGGGATCAGGTAGTTACGCTGACCAAAGATGTAGTCGGCAAGGATGGTTACGCGCTCATGCCGGACTATAACAATGCATTCTCATTTACTGGTACCAACAAAAACAACCAGGAGTCAGTATTTGAGGTACAGTACATGGAAGGATCCGCAGGATACAATGGAGGGTTTATCTATTCATTCATTCCGTCGCCGATTACAGCCGCTGAATTGCAGCCACTTACCGGTACCAGCAATACGCAGCCTACTTCGCAGGAAAGTAATAACATTCCTACTCCGGACCTCATTGCTGCCTACGAGGCAGGTGACAAGCGCAAGGATGTGAATATCGGATATGTGACACTGAGCGGTGCTGCGCAGGCAAACAAGACGATACCGTACATTAAGAAATACGCTCGTCCGCATTCACTGCATGGCAATACCGGTCAAAACTGGCCTGTGTACCGCTACGCGGAAGTATTGCTCTTTCTGGCAGAAGGCCTCAACGAGCAGGGAAAACCCTCGGAAGCTGCTACTTACCTCAACCAGGTACGTGCCCGTGCAGGACTTGCTGCTACCAAGGCAGCATCCCAGGCCGACATGCGGGAGGCCATCTTCAAAGAGAGAAGGGTTGAACTTGCATTCGAAAACAAGCGCTGGTTTGACCTGACCCGTACCGGTCGCGTGAAAGAGATTATCGAACCTTATGGAGCCAGGATCAAGGCCAACCCGGCTGCGTACTACTTCCCGCAAGGCGCAATACCACCGGCAAATGCATTTACGAACCTTGACCAGTACTATGGCTTGCCAGCTGATGAGTCGGCATTGACGCCTAATTTCTAGTAGTTATTCAGGAAGAGAGGGGAGTGTGGCAGGATCCTGCTGCACTCCTTTTTTTTAATTACAAAAACAAAAATACCCGTGTGCTATGCCGACAGAACAGGATGGCAGCCTCACGTAATCCTTATATCATTGTCATACTACCGGAATATTCGAAGTTTTAGTTTGTTTTATTCAAGACAAAAATTTAAGTTATAATGGTCTGATCTACACTGCCGAAACCTTACTAATCCGGAGACAATCAGCAAGCTACCTTTTCTTAATAGTATTACTTAAACACTGAACTGTAAGATGTACACAAAAAATCGATGGTCAAAACTTCCGATGACGCTCGCAGTATTACTGGCTGTGGGCGTGTTTTGCGGAGTGATGCTAAGCAACCGGACAGCCAGTCACCGTCCGCCTGGCTCCAAGGTCGACAAACTCAAACTGCCGGAGGGATTCAAGGCAGAACATTTATATAGTCCGTCAGAAGAACAAAACGGATCGTGGGTTTCAATGACATTCGACGATAAAGGCCGGATGATCACTTCCGACCAGTATGGCGGGTTGTTCAGGCTGGTACTCCCGCCGATCGGCTCTACGGAAAAGCCAAAGGTGGAGACCCTGAAAGTAGAAGGCGATACCGCCAAGGTGGCAATGGGCTATGCGCACGGCTTGCTATATGCATTCAACAGTTTGTATGTTATGATCAACAACCGCGAAAATCCGCGTTTCCCGAAAGGAAGCGGTTTGTACCGGTTGCAGGACACAGACAATAATGACCAGTACGACAAAATCACGTTGCTGAAAGCATTGAAAGGAGAAGGTGAGCACGGTCCGCACAGCATTGTATTGTCACCCGACAAAAAATCCCTTTTTGTGGTAGCCGGTAACTTTACGGACGTGCCGAAAATGGACACATACCTGCTGCCAACCAATTGGAAAAACGATAACCTGTTTCCATTCATCAAAGATCCGCGTGGCCACGCCACCGACCGGCATGCACCTGGCGGCTGGATTGCCCGTACCGATTCGGAAGGCAAATCATGGGAGCTTTTCAGTGCCGGATATCGTAACTCGTATGATATCGCATTCAATGAAGCGGGTGACCTTTTTATTTACGACTCTGACATGGAGTGGGATTTTGGTACTCCGTGGTACCGGCCCACACGCGTTTGCCATGCGATCAGCGGCGGCGACTATGGCTGGCGTACCGGGTCGGCCAATACTTCTCCTGCTTTCGCCGACTTCCTGTCACCCATCATGAATATCGGGCAGGGTTCGCCTACTAACCTGATTTACCTGAAAGACGCGCGCTTCCCGGCCAAATACAAGAATACGCTGCTCGCATTTGACTGGAGTTTTGGTATCGTTCATGGTTTGCACCTGAAACCAAGCGGATCTACCTACACGGCTGATCATGAAGAATTCCTCTCTGGCGCACCACTTCCATTAACAGACGGAGCGATCGGACCGGACGGTGCATTGTATTTCCTGACCGGCGGACGCCGCCTCGAATCAGACCTGTACCGGGTTTATTATGGTGACTACCAAAACATCCCTGCGGGATCCAATGTTGCCAATGCGGCCGTTACACCGGAGCACAAGCAACGTACCGAGATTGAGCAATACCATGTTAAGAAAGATCCGAAAGCAATTGACCTTGCCTGGCCTTTGCTGAAAAGTCCGGATCGGTTCCTGCGTTTTGCCGCACGGACAGCAATTGAACACCAGCCCGTAGCACAATGGGAAAGTAAAGTATATGCTGAAAAAGACCCGCAAACACTGATTTATGCGGCCATCGCATTGGGTCGTCAGGGGGACTCAACCAAGGTAGGTGGTCCATTGCTGAAAGCTTTGAGCAAGATTGATTATGCCAAACTGGATGACCTGCAAAAACAGGCACTGCTCCGCGCTATGGAGGTGATCATTTACCGCACCGGAGAGCCGGACGCAGCCACCAAGCAGGCGGTTGTCAGTTACCTCAATCCCCGGTATCCTTCATCCAATGCATTGCAAAACCGTTTTCTTTCTAAAATCCTTATTACGCTTGAAGCACCCGGCGCTGTTCAAAAAACACTTGGACTGATTGAGAAGAATGAAGTTTTTGATGACAAGGATAATGCAATGGCGACAGCGTCGGCCGATCTGATCCTGCGTAACCCGCAGTATGGCCTTGATCTGGCAGGACTTCTTGAAAAACTGCCGCCCGCTCAGCAAACATTTTACGCAATCATGCTGAGCAGCGCCAAGACTGGCTGGACGCCTGAGTTGCGCGAGAAATACTTCGCCTGGTTCAAAAATGCATTTGGCTACCAAGGTGGACGGAGCTACATCGGCTTTATCGACAAGGCCCGCCAGCTTGCATTGAAGAATGTACCGAAGGACAAATTTGCTTATTACAACAAACTTTCCGGCGCTGAGCTGCTCACAGGCACTGGTAATGATCTTGCAAGACTTTACACGCCGAAAGGCCCCGGCCGCGGATGGAAAGTGGACGAAGCAGTCGCTTTGGTGCAGGACAGCCTGGCCAACCGTGACTTTGAAAAAGGTAAAATGATTTTCTCAGCCGTACTCTGCAGCCGTTGCCATGCGATCCAGGGTGAAGGTGCCGACGTGGGTCCCGAACTTACACAGCTCGGAACACGCTTCTCCGTGCATGATATGCTGGAATCGATCATCATTCCTGATAAAACGATCTCTGATCAGTACGCATCGATCGCTTACACCCTGAAAGACGGGCAGTCGGTGGTAGGCCGTCAGATCAACGAGGATGCCAATTTTTACTACATCGCGCAGAATCCATTTGATTCAAAAACAGTTCGCAAGCTGAGCAAAAAAGAAGTAGCATCATCTAAGATCTCGACGGTTTCCGTAATGCTTCCGGGTTTGATCAACGGACTTAATCCGGACGAACTCCGGGATCTGGTAGCTTACCTGATGTCGGGCGGTAATAAAAACAACCCGATCTACACCGAATCAAGAACTCAGAAAGGCGGTAAATAATAGAGTAGATTATTTAAGAACAAGCTTATGGAAGTGGTGCTGCAACTCGCAGCATCACTTTTTTTTTACAAAACCAATGAAAACCCTGCTTCACCTCGGTACCGCAATCCTGATCGTTGTTGTGACAATGTGGTCAACATTCGGGAAGACCCTGCCAGCACATCCGCCCAAACCTTTTAAGGTACTGATTATTGACGGTCAGACTAACCACCGCAACATGAAGGAGGGCACTGCCATGATGAAGGGCTACCTGGAAGAGACCGGATTGTTCACCGTAGATGTAGTGACTTCGCCAAAAAAGGGTACCGATCTTTCCACGTTTAGACCTGATTTCCAAGGCTTTGACGTTATTCTTTCCAACTATAATGGCGACGAATGGTCGCCGGAAGTGAAGGATGCATTTGAACGTTTTGTGCAAAATGGGGGAGGTCTGGTGGTGGTTCACTCCGCAGACAATGCATTCCCAAAATGGGAAGCTTACAATAAGATGATCGGCATTGGCGGATGGGAGGGCCGGGACGAAAAGAGCGGTCCGTGGCTTTACTACGACGAATCAAAACAAGCCGTAGTGAAAGATTCAAGTGCGGGCATAGGAGGCAGTCACGGCAATCAGCATGAATTCATAGTCAAAACAAGAGAAGCCGGGCATCCGATCATGAAGGACTTGCCGGCCGAGTGGCTTCACCAGAAAGACGAACTGTACGACCGCCTGCGCGGACCTGCGGATAACATTACGGTACTTGCTACGGCATACAGTGCCAAAGAACAGAATGGATCCGGCCGGAACGAGCCTGTGCTGATGGTACTCCAGTATGGAAAAGGAAGGATTTTTCATACAACACTCGGCCATGAAACATACTCGCAAAAATGTGTAGGTTTCATCACCACGCTTCAGCGGGGTACAGAGTGGGCTGCGACCGGAAAGGTCACGCAGAAAATTCCCGCAAGTTTTCCTACTGCCACGCAGGGGATCTCACGTTAAAATAGTTAGTATAAAGAAGATACAAATCATCCAAGTATGTCAAGCAGACGTTCAGCATTAAAAAACATTGCGGCAGGAGGAGCCGGGATCCTTTCACTATCCGATGCATTTGCAGCCAGCGACAAGGCGCTGGGTCCTGCACTCAAAGGCAAGATCAACCATTCGGTATGTAAGTGGTGCTACGGAAATATCCCATTGGAGACGTTTGCCCAGGAATGCAAAAAAATAGGTATCAAGTCGGTTGAGCTGCTTGGCCCCGAAGACTGGCCGACTCTGAAAAAGTATGGTCTGCATTGTGCCTTGCCAAATGGTGCAGGTATGGGAATCGAAAAAGGTTTCAACGACCCGGCTAACCACGATGCGCTGGTAAAAAGCTATGAAGAGCTTTTTCCAAAATTACAGGCTGCGGGTTACACGACGGTGATCTGCTTTTCAGGAAATCGCCGCGGCATGTCGGATGTAGACGGGATGCGCAATGCGGCCGTCGGTCTGAGACGGTTAATGCCGGCAGCTGAAAAATACAATGTGACTATGATCATGGAGCTGCTCAACAGCAAAGTGAATCACAGGGATTACATGTGCGATCACACATCCTGGGGTGCCGGACTTTGTGAGATGGTCGGCTCTGAAAAGTTTAAGCTGCTGTACGACATTTACCACATGCAGATTATGGAAGGTGACGTGATTGCCAACATTCGTCAGTACCACAAGTACATTGCGCATTATCATACAGGTGGCGTTCCCGGACGCAACGAAATTGACCAGGAACAGGAACTGAATTACCCTGCAATCATGAAAGCGATCCTGGATACGGGCTATACTGGCTACGTAGCGCAGGAATTTATCCCAAAACGCGAGCCGCTGGCGTCTTTAAAGCAATGCGTTGAAATTTGCGACATTGCCTGACAATGTCCAATTATCCCTGATTGGGCTCTGCATTACAGTCAGTTATCTTCAAATGCCTGCTGCTACAACCTCCTGAGGTTTGTACAGCGGGCATTTGCTGTAATACGGGCCGTCTATATG harbors:
- a CDS encoding ThuA domain-containing protein; protein product: MKTLLHLGTAILIVVVTMWSTFGKTLPAHPPKPFKVLIIDGQTNHRNMKEGTAMMKGYLEETGLFTVDVVTSPKKGTDLSTFRPDFQGFDVILSNYNGDEWSPEVKDAFERFVQNGGGLVVVHSADNAFPKWEAYNKMIGIGGWEGRDEKSGPWLYYDESKQAVVKDSSAGIGGSHGNQHEFIVKTREAGHPIMKDLPAEWLHQKDELYDRLRGPADNITVLATAYSAKEQNGSGRNEPVLMVLQYGKGRIFHTTLGHETYSQKCVGFITTLQRGTEWAATGKVTQKIPASFPTATQGISR
- a CDS encoding SusC/RagA family TonB-linked outer membrane protein, with protein sequence MTKSRPSTVCARNSLITRSVGLALFGIACGFGAHARVTVPPFFPPSSKHIVLDKTIKGRITDESGEKVPGVSVVLKGTSTGTVSDEEGSYTLRVPDAGGVLIFSSVGFLSQEVTIGNNTDINVKLGTDSKALTEVVVVGYGSQLKKEVTGSVQSVSAAEIKDMPVSQVTQKLQGRLAGVQINQTTGKPGQGMSVRIRGQVSVSAGSDPLYVIDGFPITGNIAAINPDEIEDISILKDAASTSLYGSRAANGVVLITTKQGKIGETNVSFNAYYGLQKVPERGRVKMLNAEEFAQFKKEYYEDQSQAVPEVFQRPSDYAGKNNDWYGALLHTAPIQSYNLTITSNKENLKTSLVAGIFNQEGVVLNNDYKRYSLRMNSEYAISSKVKIGFNIAPQYVYDNTPRTDGDRGTGILFNALHTWPVMPIYDANGELTKYNNFPSGTGNIFDYPNWVRAANELTNENKTTKLLGNTYLTLNPVKGLTLRATMNIEYENNKFFFFNPSTATSNINVPIPTTAVSIRQALENVGWLNENTAVYNRSFGNHNFELLAGFTQQRYRQDFSRIQADTYADDRLPTIQGALNINRGGTISGVNEWALTSYLSRLSYNYKGKYLFTAAVRADGSSRFGSANRWGTFPSVSAGWVISDETFLQDIPKISFAKIRGSFGVIGNNNIGNYTQYALVNNTVNSVFGSNVATGAVVTSLANNNLGWETTKQFDLGLDLGLFNDRIQFIYDYYTKRTTNLLYAVQVPQESGFPFFNDNIGEIKFWGHEFSLTTRNLDGKLKWTTNANISFNRNKVMELAPGIDRVYGSFHITQVGQPFGQFYGLVKQGFYMNAEDLANSPIAPGQSAIGTIKYKDVNGDGKITYGGDQDDRAIIGSPFPKFTYGITNNLSYGGWDLSITGSGSQGNQLWVRHLYSTANLDGVFNMVAGVKDRFRVKSDAKGNVTEVITPGKGMYGATNGGGTFTGIERDWNSSHFLANASFFTIKNITLGYNIGKVNKVFKSARVYASAQQVYVFTKYWGGPNPETSAQGDGGGDGGNLSQGVDFSNYPVPRTWTLGVNLNF
- a CDS encoding hydroxypyruvate isomerase family protein codes for the protein MSSRRSALKNIAAGGAGILSLSDAFAASDKALGPALKGKINHSVCKWCYGNIPLETFAQECKKIGIKSVELLGPEDWPTLKKYGLHCALPNGAGMGIEKGFNDPANHDALVKSYEELFPKLQAAGYTTVICFSGNRRGMSDVDGMRNAAVGLRRLMPAAEKYNVTMIMELLNSKVNHRDYMCDHTSWGAGLCEMVGSEKFKLLYDIYHMQIMEGDVIANIRQYHKYIAHYHTGGVPGRNEIDQEQELNYPAIMKAILDTGYTGYVAQEFIPKREPLASLKQCVEICDIA
- a CDS encoding RagB/SusD family nutrient uptake outer membrane protein, whose protein sequence is MKRTKYIATTCLLALSMTACRESFLTVVPETALSSATFFTKEADFQQAVNGTYVPLRTIFNNHAWVLEEMHSDNSYYARNVLYGAVDATENVANFAVPTANGVTANNNVLQQYRLNYQIIARANQILTSIDAVEFAEASKNNLKGQALFLRAFAYFDLIRLFGKVPLHLTPVTTREDAALPLSTTEEVYAQIEKDASAASTLLPNKATQEAGRATSGAAKTLLANLYLTQKKWDQVVTLTKDVVGKDGYALMPDYNNAFSFTGTNKNNQESVFEVQYMEGSAGYNGGFIYSFIPSPITAAELQPLTGTSNTQPTSQESNNIPTPDLIAAYEAGDKRKDVNIGYVTLSGAAQANKTIPYIKKYARPHSLHGNTGQNWPVYRYAEVLLFLAEGLNEQGKPSEAATYLNQVRARAGLAATKAASQADMREAIFKERRVELAFENKRWFDLTRTGRVKEIIEPYGARIKANPAAYYFPQGAIPPANAFTNLDQYYGLPADESALTPNF
- a CDS encoding c-type cytochrome, with amino-acid sequence MYTKNRWSKLPMTLAVLLAVGVFCGVMLSNRTASHRPPGSKVDKLKLPEGFKAEHLYSPSEEQNGSWVSMTFDDKGRMITSDQYGGLFRLVLPPIGSTEKPKVETLKVEGDTAKVAMGYAHGLLYAFNSLYVMINNRENPRFPKGSGLYRLQDTDNNDQYDKITLLKALKGEGEHGPHSIVLSPDKKSLFVVAGNFTDVPKMDTYLLPTNWKNDNLFPFIKDPRGHATDRHAPGGWIARTDSEGKSWELFSAGYRNSYDIAFNEAGDLFIYDSDMEWDFGTPWYRPTRVCHAISGGDYGWRTGSANTSPAFADFLSPIMNIGQGSPTNLIYLKDARFPAKYKNTLLAFDWSFGIVHGLHLKPSGSTYTADHEEFLSGAPLPLTDGAIGPDGALYFLTGGRRLESDLYRVYYGDYQNIPAGSNVANAAVTPEHKQRTEIEQYHVKKDPKAIDLAWPLLKSPDRFLRFAARTAIEHQPVAQWESKVYAEKDPQTLIYAAIALGRQGDSTKVGGPLLKALSKIDYAKLDDLQKQALLRAMEVIIYRTGEPDAATKQAVVSYLNPRYPSSNALQNRFLSKILITLEAPGAVQKTLGLIEKNEVFDDKDNAMATASADLILRNPQYGLDLAGLLEKLPPAQQTFYAIMLSSAKTGWTPELREKYFAWFKNAFGYQGGRSYIGFIDKARQLALKNVPKDKFAYYNKLSGAELLTGTGNDLARLYTPKGPGRGWKVDEAVALVQDSLANRDFEKGKMIFSAVLCSRCHAIQGEGADVGPELTQLGTRFSVHDMLESIIIPDKTISDQYASIAYTLKDGQSVVGRQINEDANFYYIAQNPFDSKTVRKLSKKEVASSKISTVSVMLPGLINGLNPDELRDLVAYLMSGGNKNNPIYTESRTQKGGK